From the genome of Amycolatopsis sp. NBC_01488, one region includes:
- a CDS encoding oligopeptide/dipeptide ABC transporter ATP-binding protein, which translates to MTHTPPRLLEVQDLVVEFPVRGRRRDTTRAVDLASLTVHRGEAVGLVGESGSGKSTLANAILGLATPAAGRILFNGNDITHAGQQERRRLARHIQVVFQDPYGSLNPSRTIGATLAQPLRLQQRLGHINAAARVAEALDTVGLPSDAATRYPGQFSGGQRQRIAIARALIVKPDLVICDEPTSALDLSVQAQILNLLLDLQNQLGLTYLFISHDIDVVRHFSHRINVMLNGRIVEEGPAARITDKPRHPYTQELLGAAPIPDPQRQAQRRRHRSERLDVLGSVREAPTGSGDGCPYVGRCARSTDICGSLRPPLLTTESDSRVACHLVHGLPTDADVQHSVPHSTAASA; encoded by the coding sequence ATGACCCACACCCCGCCCCGCTTGCTCGAGGTCCAGGATCTCGTCGTCGAATTTCCCGTGCGGGGCCGTCGACGTGACACCACACGGGCGGTGGACCTGGCCAGCCTCACCGTGCACCGCGGAGAAGCGGTCGGCCTCGTCGGCGAATCAGGATCGGGAAAATCCACTCTGGCCAACGCCATTCTCGGCCTGGCTACACCCGCCGCCGGCCGGATCCTGTTCAACGGTAACGACATCACCCATGCCGGCCAGCAGGAACGGCGCCGGCTCGCCCGACACATCCAAGTCGTGTTTCAAGACCCCTACGGCTCACTAAACCCCTCACGCACCATCGGCGCCACCCTCGCCCAGCCGCTGCGCCTTCAGCAGCGGCTGGGCCACATCAACGCCGCCGCGCGGGTCGCCGAGGCACTCGACACGGTCGGACTCCCCAGCGACGCCGCCACCCGCTACCCTGGCCAGTTCTCCGGCGGCCAACGCCAACGCATCGCCATCGCCCGCGCACTGATCGTCAAACCCGACCTGGTCATCTGCGACGAACCCACCAGCGCACTCGACTTGTCCGTACAGGCCCAGATCCTCAACCTGTTGCTCGACCTGCAGAACCAGCTGGGACTGACCTATCTGTTCATTTCCCACGACATCGACGTCGTGCGCCACTTCTCCCACCGGATCAACGTCATGCTCAACGGCCGGATCGTCGAGGAGGGGCCGGCCGCACGCATCACCGACAAACCCCGCCATCCCTACACACAAGAGCTACTCGGCGCCGCCCCAATACCAGATCCGCAACGGCAGGCACAGCGGCGCCGCCACCGCAGCGAAAGGCTCGATGTCCTGGGCTCGGTGCGCGAGGCGCCCACCGGTTCGGGCGACGGTTGTCCGTATGTCGGGCGGTGTGCACGTAGCACCGACATCTGCGGCAGCCTGCGACCCCCTCTGCTCACCACGGAATCCGACAGCCGCGTCGCGTGCCACCTGGTGCATGGTCTTCCCACTGATGCTGACGTGCAGCACAGCGTTCCACACAGCACGGCCGCCTCCGCGTGA
- a CDS encoding MFS transporter: MDRGLLFVLPAFMLAILMAGLDQTAVATSLPSIATAMGGLTQLPWVVTAYGIAIGVSTPIHGKLADSYDRKRLFQAGLVVFLAGSALCGASQSMAQLIVCRALQGIGAGGIVVYSQAILAQLIPPAERGRYVGFTQSAFVVSTVAGPVIGGVITQALSWRYIFYVNVPICVLALVVVSLRLSLPMISRPRLSLDWPGAVTFIGAVSGVFMLIELTERSTGWTSPPVLALAAGAVVMVVLCAWIERRARDPLLPLGLMKNAVFRVVTGTVFTVGFATAAATVFLPLYLQVVLGYSPARAGLMLAPLWLMSGMTATVCGQIMARIGRYRPFPIAGTLLLAAGLAGLAVLGRAHASYSSALVGILLVGAGLGLINSVMMIAAQNAVGAHEIGRATSATAFSQTMGAAFGAATLGAVFAVSFPESPSTSAASPPHPGALEATWQTLAGLPDALRSQAIEGFAGALALVFAVGAGLALVGFLLSLTLRELPLGRHPKTPETQPPADRPGDSRS; encoded by the coding sequence TTGGACCGCGGCCTCCTGTTCGTGTTGCCGGCGTTCATGCTCGCGATACTGATGGCCGGTCTCGACCAAACCGCGGTCGCCACGTCCCTGCCCAGTATCGCGACCGCCATGGGCGGGCTCACCCAGCTGCCGTGGGTCGTCACCGCCTACGGCATAGCGATTGGGGTGTCGACCCCGATCCACGGAAAGCTCGCGGATTCCTACGACCGGAAACGCCTTTTCCAGGCCGGGTTGGTTGTATTCCTTGCCGGATCGGCGCTTTGTGGCGCATCCCAGTCAATGGCACAACTCATCGTTTGCCGTGCGCTACAAGGAATCGGCGCCGGGGGAATCGTTGTGTACTCACAAGCTATTCTCGCCCAGCTCATACCCCCAGCTGAACGTGGCCGCTATGTCGGATTCACCCAGTCCGCCTTCGTCGTGTCCACCGTCGCGGGTCCCGTCATTGGAGGAGTCATCACCCAGGCCCTGAGTTGGCGCTACATCTTCTACGTCAACGTGCCCATCTGCGTGTTGGCCCTTGTGGTCGTCAGCCTGCGGCTGTCCCTGCCGATGATCAGCCGACCGCGGTTGAGCCTGGATTGGCCGGGGGCGGTGACCTTCATCGGGGCCGTGTCCGGCGTCTTCATGCTCATCGAGTTGACCGAGAGGTCCACAGGGTGGACGTCACCGCCCGTGCTTGCCTTGGCCGCGGGAGCGGTAGTGATGGTTGTGCTGTGTGCGTGGATCGAACGCCGTGCCCGTGACCCGCTGCTGCCCCTTGGCCTGATGAAAAACGCGGTGTTCCGGGTGGTGACCGGCACAGTATTCACGGTGGGGTTCGCCACCGCGGCCGCGACTGTGTTCCTGCCGCTGTACCTGCAGGTGGTGCTGGGCTATTCGCCGGCTCGAGCGGGGTTGATGCTCGCGCCCCTGTGGCTGATGTCCGGGATGACCGCGACCGTGTGTGGACAGATCATGGCGAGGATTGGTCGCTACCGGCCGTTCCCGATAGCCGGGACGCTGTTGCTGGCGGCTGGCCTGGCGGGACTCGCGGTTCTCGGGCGCGCCCACGCCTCCTACTCCTCCGCGCTGGTCGGGATCCTGCTGGTTGGCGCCGGTCTGGGTCTGATCAACTCGGTCATGATGATCGCCGCGCAGAATGCCGTCGGCGCGCACGAAATCGGCCGCGCTACCTCCGCGACTGCGTTCAGCCAGACCATGGGCGCGGCCTTCGGGGCAGCCACGCTCGGTGCGGTGTTCGCAGTGTCGTTCCCCGAGTCCCCGAGCACGTCGGCGGCGAGCCCGCCGCACCCTGGGGCACTCGAAGCCACCTGGCAGACCCTCGCTGGACTGCCTGACGCGCTGCGGTCCCAGGCGATCGAGGGGTTCGCGGGCGCGCTCGCCCTGGTGTTCGCCGTCGGCGCCGGGCTTGCCTTGGTCGGGTTCCTGCTGAGCCTGACGCTGCGGGAGCTGCCGCTTGGCCGGCATCCGAAAACGCCCGAAACGCAACCACCCGCGGATCGTCCGGGCGACTCGAGGTCGTGA
- a CDS encoding phthiocerol/phthiodiolone dimycocerosyl transferase family protein yields MPLRRYLDHIEIRSVNNAPSYVISFNGEIDTVQLAQAYRMLCERHPVLRARIVFDGCGYLLHVPDQPIQDLSVHAGGEPTLLQAIREPWDCQHGVAQLILVREGQHGYLAFRIDHAVADAGIKMALLRELLALYAELSHGASPRVERGESLPTSPYALLQQRIRGRSSAPPTGPARVPRPSFTLLEKRIQLRSDETSRLLGAARGLGTTVHALICGAILVAHRNHCAHPAPAPMTCWCPVNVRARVTPQVEATETTNLALIQETTVTIPPNADPVDVGREVKKYLDEDISAGRIPTEEPQRADTPLPPHLATVLISNFGIVQPFAEARGMKITDFQTLSPPKVGTYPVYGVYTFEGRLNIPIRYPLENYPVDLTQTLITDILNTLQELGSFAAQDAVGTQSS; encoded by the coding sequence ATGCCGCTCCGACGGTATCTGGATCACATCGAAATACGCAGCGTGAATAACGCCCCGTCCTATGTCATCTCCTTCAACGGCGAGATCGACACCGTGCAACTGGCTCAGGCCTATCGGATGTTGTGCGAGCGCCACCCCGTCCTGCGGGCGCGTATTGTCTTCGACGGGTGCGGCTATCTCCTGCACGTCCCCGACCAGCCCATCCAGGACCTCTCCGTCCACGCCGGGGGCGAACCGACCCTGCTGCAGGCGATCCGCGAACCATGGGACTGCCAACATGGTGTGGCTCAGTTGATCCTTGTACGCGAGGGGCAGCACGGATACTTGGCGTTCCGCATCGATCACGCTGTCGCCGACGCCGGCATCAAGATGGCGCTCCTGCGAGAACTTCTCGCTCTCTACGCCGAACTCAGTCACGGCGCAAGCCCACGCGTGGAGCGCGGCGAGTCGCTCCCAACTTCCCCCTACGCGCTCCTCCAGCAACGGATCCGCGGCCGGAGCAGCGCGCCCCCGACCGGTCCCGCTCGGGTGCCCCGGCCCTCGTTCACCTTGCTCGAGAAACGCATACAACTGAGGTCAGACGAGACGAGCCGCCTTCTCGGCGCGGCTCGCGGTCTCGGCACCACGGTCCATGCGCTGATCTGTGGAGCGATACTCGTCGCGCACCGCAATCACTGCGCCCATCCGGCGCCGGCACCGATGACCTGCTGGTGCCCGGTCAATGTCAGGGCGCGAGTCACTCCGCAGGTCGAGGCGACCGAGACCACGAACCTGGCGCTGATTCAGGAAACAACGGTCACGATCCCCCCGAACGCTGACCCCGTGGACGTCGGCCGGGAGGTGAAGAAATACCTCGATGAGGACATCAGTGCCGGCCGAATCCCCACGGAGGAACCCCAGCGCGCCGACACTCCCTTGCCGCCGCATCTGGCGACGGTCCTGATCAGCAATTTTGGTATTGTGCAACCTTTCGCGGAAGCGCGCGGCATGAAGATCACCGACTTTCAAACCCTGTCGCCGCCCAAGGTCGGCACCTATCCGGTATACGGCGTCTACACCTTTGAGGGTCGTCTCAACATCCCGATTCGCTACCCCCTCGAAAACTATCCGGTCGACCTGACACAAACGCTCATCACAGACATCCTGAATACCCTGCAGGAACTCGGTTCCTTCGCGGCACAGGATGCCGTGGGAACACAGTCCAGCTAG